A DNA window from Chryseobacterium sp. MEBOG06 contains the following coding sequences:
- the epsC gene encoding serine O-acetyltransferase EpsC, with amino-acid sequence MAISDHLIQKIHETKQNNIHGFFDKIKTKKFVKDLYEALFLPQRDNTEDELKRNFEALQKTLFDLINTVTGNDEITERQVDEFLTALPEIYGQLVLDAKSILEFDPAADSLEEVYLAYPGFFATYVYRISHQLWNQDVKILPRVISEYAHSKTGIDIHPGAVIGKSFFIDHGTGIVIGETTIIGNNVKIYQGVTLGALNVSKEKANQKRHPNIEDDVIIYSGATILGGNTTIGKESIIGGNVWVTQDVPAHSLVYHKSEIKIKDNSSLPESLTFVI; translated from the coding sequence ATGGCAATTTCCGATCACTTAATTCAAAAAATTCATGAGACCAAACAAAATAATATTCATGGATTTTTTGACAAAATAAAGACTAAAAAATTTGTAAAGGATTTATACGAAGCGCTTTTCCTGCCTCAAAGGGATAATACGGAAGATGAGTTGAAAAGAAATTTTGAAGCACTCCAAAAAACGCTTTTTGATCTGATCAACACTGTCACAGGAAATGATGAAATTACAGAAAGGCAGGTAGATGAGTTTCTTACAGCTTTACCTGAAATTTACGGGCAGTTGGTTCTGGATGCAAAATCTATTCTGGAGTTTGACCCTGCAGCAGACTCTCTGGAAGAAGTATATCTGGCATATCCAGGATTTTTTGCTACATATGTATACCGTATTTCGCATCAATTGTGGAATCAGGACGTAAAGATATTACCACGGGTTATTTCAGAATATGCCCATAGTAAGACAGGAATAGATATTCATCCCGGTGCAGTAATTGGAAAATCATTTTTCATTGATCATGGAACCGGAATCGTCATCGGAGAAACGACAATTATAGGAAACAATGTCAAAATTTATCAGGGAGTAACCCTGGGAGCATTGAATGTTTCGAAAGAAAAAGCCAATCAGAAAAGGCATCCCAACATAGAAGATGACGTCATTATCTATTCCGGGGCTACCATTTTGGGAGGAAATACCACCATAGGAAAAGAAAGTATTATCGGAGGAAATGTATGGGTTACGCAGGATGTGCCCGCCCATTCTCTGGTTTATCATAAAAGCGAAATAAAAATAAAGGATAACAGTTCATTACCTGAATCTTTAACCTTTGTGATATAA
- a CDS encoding phosphoadenylyl-sulfate reductase: MENSLKNEFETLLKAASEGSFRDNALQILVDRFPGKVIFSTSFSYEDQVITHLIKDLNIDIFTLDTGRLFEQTYETWSNTRAFFKKNIKAYYPDTEELKNFVSENGPDSFYQSVEQRKACCTIRKVHPLKKALEGYQVWITGLRSEHSANRQNMPQLEWDSDNKIIKYHPILHWSSEQVADYVKAYHLPYNHLHKKGFVSIGCEPCTRAVKEGEDFRAGRWWWEDANKKECGLHIHQ; this comes from the coding sequence ATGGAAAATAGTCTGAAAAATGAATTTGAAACACTTCTGAAAGCAGCTTCTGAAGGCTCTTTTCGGGATAATGCACTGCAGATACTGGTAGACAGATTTCCGGGTAAGGTTATTTTTTCTACGAGTTTCAGCTATGAAGATCAGGTCATCACCCATCTGATAAAAGATCTCAATATTGATATTTTCACATTGGATACAGGAAGACTTTTTGAACAGACTTATGAAACATGGAGTAATACAAGAGCTTTTTTCAAAAAGAATATCAAAGCTTATTATCCGGATACAGAAGAACTGAAAAACTTCGTGTCGGAAAATGGACCGGATTCCTTTTACCAGTCTGTAGAACAGAGAAAAGCATGCTGTACGATCCGTAAGGTGCATCCGTTGAAAAAAGCACTGGAAGGGTATCAGGTATGGATCACAGGTTTGAGATCAGAACATTCTGCCAACCGCCAAAATATGCCGCAGTTGGAGTGGGATTCTGATAATAAGATCATCAAATATCACCCGATTCTTCACTGGAGCTCCGAACAGGTGGCAGACTATGTAAAAGCATATCATCTACCTTATAATCATCTTCATAAAAAAGGTTTTGTAAGTATAGGCTGTGAACCATGTACCAGAGCGGTTAAAGAAGGAGAAGATTTCAGAGCGGGCCGCTGGTGGTGGGAAGATGCCAACAAAAAGGAGTGCGGTTTACATATTCATCAATAA
- a CDS encoding sulfate adenylyltransferase subunit 1 produces MDILRFITAGSVDDGKSTLIGRLLYDSKSILQDQLEVLEKHSKNKNEDGVDLALLTDGLRAEREQGITIDVAYRYFSTAKRKFIIADAPGHVQYTRNMITGASNSDLMVVLIDARKGVIEQTRRHSMIASLLKLKKVAVAINKMDMVEYSEDVFEAIKSDYSKIAENLELNDVSYFPISALKGDNIVSKSTRTDWYKGDSLLEYLEKLTLNEEINAGSRFQVQYVIRPQTEELHDYRGYAGQVLSGQFKKGDKIQILPAGLITEISRIEINGSEKEEAFEGQPVVIHTTHDLDISRGDIFATEEQPPTVEKDLEVLLCWLDQKPLQPGNKYLLQQNSRLVKTVVKEVDYKINVNTLGRERIESDIKLNEIVKVTLRTAQPLVYDSFINNKTTGSAILVDETSNSTVAACIIQ; encoded by the coding sequence ATGGATATATTAAGATTTATAACAGCAGGAAGTGTAGATGACGGGAAAAGTACCCTTATCGGAAGACTGCTTTACGATAGCAAAAGTATTTTGCAGGATCAGCTGGAAGTACTTGAAAAACATTCAAAAAACAAAAACGAAGACGGAGTAGACCTTGCTCTTTTAACAGATGGACTCCGGGCAGAAAGAGAACAGGGGATTACCATAGATGTTGCCTACAGGTATTTTTCAACTGCCAAAAGAAAATTTATTATTGCTGATGCTCCGGGGCATGTACAGTATACCCGCAATATGATCACAGGAGCTTCAAACTCTGACCTTATGGTTGTCCTTATCGATGCGCGTAAAGGAGTTATAGAGCAGACAAGAAGGCATTCTATGATAGCATCACTGTTAAAACTGAAAAAAGTTGCTGTAGCCATTAATAAAATGGATATGGTAGAATATTCGGAAGACGTTTTCGAAGCCATAAAATCAGACTACTCCAAAATTGCAGAAAATCTGGAACTGAATGACGTGAGTTACTTTCCCATTTCAGCACTGAAAGGAGATAATATTGTTTCAAAATCCACAAGAACAGACTGGTACAAAGGAGATTCTCTTCTGGAATATCTTGAAAAGTTAACCCTGAATGAAGAAATTAATGCCGGAAGCCGTTTTCAGGTTCAGTACGTAATCCGCCCCCAGACTGAAGAACTGCATGATTACAGAGGATATGCAGGACAGGTGTTAAGCGGACAATTCAAAAAAGGAGATAAAATACAGATTCTTCCTGCGGGATTAATTACAGAAATTTCCAGGATTGAGATCAACGGATCTGAAAAAGAAGAAGCTTTTGAAGGACAGCCGGTTGTTATCCATACCACTCATGATTTAGATATCAGCAGAGGTGATATTTTCGCCACTGAAGAACAGCCTCCTACCGTAGAAAAAGATCTGGAAGTTCTCTTGTGCTGGCTGGATCAGAAACCACTGCAGCCAGGCAATAAATACCTGTTGCAACAGAACAGCAGATTGGTAAAAACCGTCGTCAAAGAAGTAGATTACAAGATCAATGTCAATACCCTCGGCCGGGAACGGATAGAAAGTGATATTAAACTTAATGAAATTGTGAAAGTTACATTGCGAACGGCACAACCTTTGGTCTATGATAGTTTTATCAATAATAAAACAACAGGATCTGCAATTTTAGTAGACGAAACTTCTAATTCAACTGTTGCAGCCTGTATAATTCAATAG
- the cysK gene encoding cysteine synthase A, producing the protein MKFQNALETIGNTPVVRINHLFNTDHEIWIKLEKSNPGGSIKDRIALAMIEDAEAKGLLNKNTTIIEPTSGNTGIGLALVAAVKGYKLILVMPESMSIERRKIMEAYGAEFVLTPREKGMKGAIEKANELAAETPNSWIPRQFDNPANVKAHTETTAQEILKDFPDGLDYIITGVGTGGHITGIAKVVKEKYPNVKVIAVEPELSPVLSGGSPAPHPLQGLGAGFVPSILDITLLDGVITVGKDEAYEYTLNAAKKEGLFVGVSTGAALAAIAKHLPQIQSNAKILTINYDTGERYLSVEGLF; encoded by the coding sequence ATGAAATTTCAGAACGCATTAGAAACGATAGGGAATACACCCGTCGTAAGAATTAACCATCTTTTCAATACAGATCATGAAATCTGGATTAAACTTGAAAAAAGCAATCCGGGAGGAAGCATCAAAGACAGGATTGCATTAGCAATGATTGAAGATGCCGAAGCCAAAGGATTATTGAACAAAAACACCACAATCATAGAACCTACCAGTGGAAATACAGGAATTGGATTGGCATTGGTAGCTGCAGTGAAAGGTTATAAACTTATTCTGGTAATGCCTGAAAGTATGAGTATAGAGCGCCGTAAGATTATGGAAGCTTATGGGGCAGAATTTGTACTTACCCCAAGAGAAAAAGGGATGAAAGGAGCTATTGAAAAGGCCAATGAACTGGCAGCAGAAACTCCCAATTCATGGATACCAAGACAGTTTGATAATCCTGCCAATGTAAAAGCACACACAGAAACAACAGCTCAGGAGATTTTAAAAGATTTTCCTGACGGGTTAGACTATATCATTACAGGAGTAGGGACCGGAGGACATATCACCGGAATAGCAAAAGTAGTAAAGGAAAAATATCCCAACGTAAAAGTAATTGCTGTAGAGCCGGAGCTGTCTCCCGTATTAAGCGGAGGAAGTCCCGCACCACATCCTTTACAGGGACTGGGAGCCGGATTTGTACCTTCTATTCTGGACATTACCCTTTTGGACGGAGTGATCACAGTAGGAAAGGACGAAGCGTATGAATACACCCTTAATGCTGCAAAAAAAGAAGGTCTTTTTGTAGGAGTTTCTACAGGAGCCGCTTTAGCAGCCATAGCAAAGCATTTACCTCAAATACAGTCTAACGCTAAAATTCTCACCATCAACTACGATACCGGAGAAAGGTATCTGTCTGTAGAAGGACTCTTCTAA
- the cysD gene encoding sulfate adenylyltransferase subunit CysD translates to MSIHQLNYLDQLESESIYILREVAGQFERPALLFSGGKDSIVLAHLARKAFLHGKIPFTFVHVDTGHNFPEVLEFRDQLVAQLEVNLVARKVEDTIKSKKLTEAKGKFPSRNWLQTHTLLDTIEEFEFDACIGGARRDEEKARAKERIFSVRDEFGQWDPKLQRPELWNIFNGKIHKGENVRVFPISNWTELDIWNYIRREKIALPSIYFSHEREVVDLNGQWLANSEYVFLESDDIVTTKKIRYRTVGDMTCTAAVESTATTIDAVIEEIVATRISERGETRIDDRVTEAAMEDRKKGGYF, encoded by the coding sequence ATGTCGATACATCAGTTAAACTATTTAGATCAGTTAGAATCCGAATCTATTTATATATTAAGAGAAGTTGCAGGGCAATTTGAACGTCCGGCTTTATTATTCAGTGGCGGAAAAGACAGTATTGTACTGGCTCATTTGGCCAGAAAAGCATTTCTTCACGGAAAAATCCCGTTTACATTTGTTCATGTAGATACCGGGCATAATTTCCCTGAGGTTTTAGAATTCCGGGATCAGCTGGTTGCTCAGCTGGAGGTTAATCTGGTAGCAAGAAAAGTGGAAGATACCATTAAAAGTAAAAAGTTAACTGAAGCAAAGGGTAAGTTTCCCAGCAGAAACTGGCTTCAGACCCATACCTTACTGGATACAATAGAAGAATTTGAATTTGATGCCTGCATTGGAGGTGCAAGAAGAGATGAGGAAAAAGCACGTGCGAAAGAAAGAATATTTTCTGTCCGTGATGAATTTGGACAATGGGATCCCAAACTTCAGCGTCCTGAACTGTGGAATATTTTTAACGGAAAAATCCACAAAGGGGAAAATGTAAGGGTATTTCCGATCAGCAACTGGACAGAACTTGATATCTGGAACTATATCCGCAGAGAGAAAATAGCATTGCCTTCTATCTATTTTTCGCATGAAAGGGAAGTAGTAGACCTTAACGGGCAGTGGCTCGCGAATTCTGAATATGTGTTTTTAGAATCTGATGATATTGTCACCACAAAAAAAATACGCTACCGTACCGTGGGAGATATGACCTGTACCGCTGCAGTAGAATCTACCGCTACTACTATAGATGCTGTTATTGAAGAAATTGTAGCCACAAGAATTTCGGAGCGCGGAGAAACCCGGATTGATGACAGAGTGACAGAAGCAGCAATGGAAGATCGAAAAAAAGGAGGGTATTTTTAA
- the cobA gene encoding uroporphyrinogen-III C-methyltransferase, whose product MKTIIKSPKVYLIGAGPGNPELITVKAVKAIAEADIILCDRLVSPEILEAYVNPNAKVIYVGKECSKSASTPQSHINTLMVEYARQNKTIARLKGGDVSIFSNILDELQALKENHIPYEIIPGITAALGAAAYAGMPLTARGYSTSVRFLTYYKSDILNEDYWKELAGTNDTLVFYMSKGNLTSLVEKFLQLEISGDKKIAIVEQATTPYQKVYTSSFETFNAAFGHKTFASPSLVIVGTIVTLHEEFSWLENTEKEGLYFKSVENGSLVPKNQNFFEYAV is encoded by the coding sequence ATGAAAACAATTATAAAATCACCAAAGGTTTACCTTATCGGTGCAGGGCCCGGCAACCCTGAACTGATCACTGTAAAAGCAGTTAAAGCCATCGCAGAAGCAGACATCATTTTATGCGACCGCCTTGTAAGTCCGGAGATTCTGGAAGCTTACGTCAATCCAAACGCTAAAGTCATCTATGTGGGCAAAGAATGCAGCAAAAGTGCATCTACTCCTCAATCTCATATCAATACTTTAATGGTGGAGTATGCCCGTCAGAATAAAACGATTGCTAGGCTTAAAGGGGGCGATGTTTCCATATTTTCCAATATTCTGGATGAATTGCAGGCTTTAAAAGAAAATCATATTCCTTACGAAATCATCCCCGGAATTACAGCCGCCCTCGGGGCAGCAGCTTATGCAGGGATGCCTTTAACAGCAAGAGGATATTCAACATCGGTGCGTTTCTTAACGTATTATAAATCTGATATTCTGAATGAAGACTATTGGAAAGAACTTGCCGGAACCAATGATACCCTTGTTTTCTATATGTCAAAAGGAAATCTTACCAGCCTGGTTGAGAAATTCCTGCAACTAGAGATTTCCGGTGATAAAAAAATTGCCATTGTGGAACAGGCTACAACACCTTATCAGAAAGTCTATACCTCTTCATTTGAAACTTTCAATGCTGCTTTTGGACATAAAACCTTTGCATCACCTTCATTGGTCATCGTGGGCACAATCGTTACTCTGCATGAGGAGTTTTCATGGCTTGAAAATACAGAAAAAGAAGGTCTTTATTTTAAATCAGTGGAGAACGGAAGTTTAGTCCCTAAAAATCAAAATTTCTTTGAATATGCTGTCTGA
- a CDS encoding sulfite reductase flavoprotein subunit alpha, translating to MLSENKLNVLKKISRDFSRDEAIWASGYLAGLAGGTLLTATLPPTHTNTLIQSVVKKITLAYGTETGNSKKLATVLAGIIKKKGIQVKLADLSQYKPKDLGKEEFFFVIISTQGEGEPPALARKFYNYIHENEIDLSNLKFGVLALGDSSYPQFCKTGEEVDDRFEIIGAQRIIPLKKCDIDYEQEAAQWIEHVFEAVNKRTDNRTQKSSAPKVSTGRKRYKGKVSSIINLNDITSEKETYHIEIETDEAIVYQPGAALGIVPFNSKATVDEIMTLTGVDPKKKIETAKITDSVEGLLQKHLNISYLLKSVVAQYAKITGHSIPEVRLSLLDLLRIYPVKNAGEFEEVIQVLTGQAPRLYSISSSLEAHGENEIHITVAKSEFFIDHQKNNGLCSGFLSEFNAGEEMEFYIQEAGHFKLPEPDKDIIMIGPGTGIAPFRSFLWERDAAGAEGRNWLFFGDRNFVSDFLYQAELQDFLKTGSLTHLDLAFSRDAADKIYVQHKLEQKGQEVFHWLEGGASLYVCGAKEPMSLDVEQTLLTIIQNEGKRSQEEALHYLEELELSGRYAKDVY from the coding sequence ATGCTGTCTGAAAATAAACTAAACGTATTAAAAAAAATCTCCAGAGATTTTTCCAGAGATGAAGCCATCTGGGCCAGCGGATATCTGGCAGGCCTTGCGGGAGGAACTTTATTAACGGCTACATTGCCCCCTACGCATACCAATACTCTTATTCAAAGTGTTGTAAAGAAAATAACTCTGGCCTATGGCACAGAAACCGGGAACAGTAAAAAGCTGGCAACTGTATTGGCAGGAATTATTAAGAAAAAAGGAATTCAGGTTAAATTAGCTGACCTTTCACAATATAAACCTAAAGATCTGGGTAAAGAAGAGTTCTTTTTTGTGATTATAAGCACACAGGGAGAAGGAGAACCACCGGCTCTTGCCAGGAAATTCTATAATTATATTCATGAAAATGAAATTGACCTCAGCAATCTCAAATTTGGAGTTCTGGCATTGGGAGACAGTAGCTATCCTCAATTCTGTAAAACCGGAGAAGAAGTAGATGATCGTTTTGAAATAATAGGCGCACAGCGTATTATTCCCCTGAAAAAATGTGATATAGATTATGAACAGGAAGCTGCACAATGGATAGAACATGTATTTGAAGCGGTAAATAAAAGAACTGATAACCGTACACAAAAAAGTTCAGCTCCAAAAGTTTCTACAGGAAGAAAAAGATACAAAGGAAAGGTTTCTTCGATCATTAATCTGAACGACATTACCTCTGAAAAAGAAACCTATCACATTGAAATAGAAACGGATGAAGCTATTGTTTATCAGCCTGGTGCAGCTTTAGGAATCGTTCCATTCAATTCAAAAGCGACCGTTGACGAAATTATGACCCTGACAGGAGTTGATCCTAAAAAGAAAATTGAAACGGCAAAAATAACTGATAGCGTAGAGGGGCTTTTACAAAAGCATCTTAATATCAGCTATTTACTTAAATCCGTGGTTGCTCAATATGCAAAGATCACAGGCCATTCCATTCCGGAAGTGCGTTTAAGCCTTCTTGATCTCCTGAGGATTTATCCTGTAAAAAATGCTGGAGAATTTGAAGAAGTTATTCAGGTATTAACAGGCCAGGCACCCCGCCTTTACTCAATATCTTCCTCTTTGGAAGCTCATGGTGAGAATGAAATTCACATCACGGTGGCCAAATCAGAATTTTTTATCGATCATCAAAAAAATAATGGTCTTTGCAGTGGCTTTTTAAGCGAATTCAACGCAGGAGAAGAGATGGAATTCTATATTCAGGAGGCCGGGCATTTCAAACTGCCTGAACCGGATAAAGATATCATTATGATTGGTCCGGGAACAGGGATTGCGCCGTTCAGATCATTCCTTTGGGAGCGGGATGCTGCTGGAGCGGAAGGAAGAAACTGGCTATTCTTCGGAGACCGGAATTTTGTATCAGACTTTCTTTATCAGGCTGAGCTTCAGGATTTCCTTAAAACAGGAAGCCTGACCCATTTAGACCTTGCTTTTTCAAGAGATGCAGCCGATAAAATATATGTGCAGCACAAGCTGGAACAGAAAGGGCAGGAAGTTTTTCACTGGCTTGAAGGAGGAGCTTCTCTTTATGTATGTGGAGCAAAAGAACCGATGAGCCTTGATGTAGAGCAAACTCTCCTGACTATTATTCAAAATGAAGGAAAACGCAGTCAAGAAGAAGCTCTTCATTATCTTGAAGAACTGGAGCTTAGTGGCAGATATGCAAAAGATGTTTATTAA
- the cysI gene encoding assimilatory sulfite reductase (NADPH) hemoprotein subunit: protein MNSKDNLSPVERIKTGSNGLRGTLKESLLDDVTGAIREDDQTLIKFHGMYQQDDRDRREERVSKKLEWLYSYMIRLRLPGGFLTPEQWIGLNETAEDHSTGTIKITTRQTIQLHGILKSKLKPTIQSFNLKHLDSIAACGDVNRNVTCTANPSESPLHQEAYELAGKISEMCLPKTQSYYDIWIDDELIVDRKAEEDPLYEDRYLPRKLKIGIAVPPNNDVDVFINDIALIAIIENNTIVGYNIAAGGGLGATHGNEATYARLASIIGFVDTEEKVLKAVYEIITVQRDFGNRSDRKLSRLKYTIDRLGIDQYRAEVEKRTGFSFEPAREFKFEQRKDRYGWTRNHEGKWFYTLFVEHGRVLNTEEYPLKAGLLKIAQTGNANFRFTCNQNLILADIHEEDKAEIENILQEYGISGYTDRASALRKNSVACVALNTCSLALAEAQRYLPSLVTKIEPILEKHGLLQDDITIRMTGCPNGCGRSPNAEIGFVGTAYGRYNLHIGGDRLGMRLNTKFKENIDEDEILTTLDELFGIYIQKRLTEETFGDFSYRYLQNLN from the coding sequence ATGAATAGTAAAGATAATCTTTCACCGGTAGAAAGGATCAAAACCGGCAGTAACGGGCTCAGAGGAACTTTAAAGGAAAGTTTGCTGGATGACGTTACAGGAGCGATCAGAGAGGATGATCAGACCTTGATTAAGTTTCACGGAATGTACCAGCAGGACGATAGAGACAGAAGAGAAGAACGCGTTTCAAAAAAACTGGAATGGCTGTATTCCTATATGATCCGGCTAAGGCTTCCGGGTGGGTTTTTAACTCCGGAACAATGGATAGGATTGAATGAAACCGCCGAAGATCATTCTACGGGAACAATAAAAATTACAACAAGACAGACCATTCAGCTGCATGGTATTTTAAAATCGAAATTAAAACCGACCATTCAGAGTTTTAATCTGAAACATTTAGATTCTATTGCAGCCTGTGGAGATGTGAACAGAAATGTAACCTGTACCGCAAACCCCTCAGAATCCCCGTTGCATCAGGAAGCGTACGAACTGGCAGGAAAGATCAGTGAAATGTGTCTTCCAAAAACTCAATCCTACTATGATATCTGGATTGATGATGAATTGATTGTAGACCGAAAAGCAGAAGAAGACCCTCTGTATGAAGACCGGTATCTTCCCCGAAAGCTTAAAATAGGAATTGCAGTTCCTCCTAATAATGATGTGGATGTCTTCATCAATGATATCGCACTGATTGCTATTATTGAGAACAATACAATCGTAGGTTACAATATTGCAGCTGGCGGAGGATTGGGAGCTACCCACGGAAATGAAGCCACCTATGCGCGTCTTGCCTCCATAATCGGATTTGTGGATACAGAAGAAAAAGTACTGAAAGCCGTTTACGAGATCATCACCGTACAAAGAGACTTTGGAAACAGAAGCGACAGGAAATTGTCAAGATTAAAGTATACGATTGACAGGCTTGGAATAGATCAGTACAGAGCCGAAGTTGAGAAACGAACAGGATTCAGTTTTGAGCCTGCCAGAGAATTTAAATTTGAACAACGAAAAGACCGCTACGGATGGACCCGGAATCATGAAGGAAAATGGTTTTATACATTGTTTGTAGAACATGGCCGAGTTCTTAACACTGAGGAATATCCTCTCAAAGCAGGATTATTAAAGATTGCTCAGACCGGGAATGCAAATTTCCGTTTTACATGTAATCAAAACCTTATTCTGGCGGATATTCATGAAGAAGATAAAGCCGAAATTGAAAATATTTTACAAGAGTACGGAATTTCGGGCTATACAGACAGAGCCAGTGCTTTGCGTAAAAACTCTGTGGCCTGTGTTGCATTAAATACCTGTTCATTGGCTTTAGCTGAAGCACAAAGGTATTTGCCCTCTTTGGTGACCAAAATAGAACCTATCCTTGAAAAACATGGTCTTTTACAAGATGATATCACGATCCGTATGACAGGTTGTCCTAATGGCTGCGGAAGATCTCCTAATGCTGAAATTGGATTTGTGGGAACAGCATATGGCAGGTATAATCTCCATATCGGAGGCGACCGTCTGGGAATGCGCCTTAATACAAAGTTTAAAGAAAATATAGACGAAGACGAGATTCTTACAACGCTGGATGAACTTTTCGGAATTTATATCCAGAAAAGGCTTACAGAAGAAACATTTGGTGATTTTTCATACCGTTACTTACAAAATTTAAATTGA
- a CDS encoding RrF2 family transcriptional regulator, with translation MMSKRCKYALKAMVRLARNYNQGFLSTSIIAQDENIPKKFLEQILLELKRAKLVNSKQGKVGGYYLLKSPDDVSLADIYRIFDGPIALTPCVSLNFYEPCDDCVDEASCYLRNELIIVREKTRKSMMEATLTKFINNG, from the coding sequence ATGATGTCGAAACGTTGCAAATACGCACTAAAAGCAATGGTCAGATTAGCAAGGAATTATAACCAGGGCTTTCTGTCAACATCCATTATTGCACAAGACGAAAACATCCCCAAAAAATTCCTGGAACAAATACTCCTTGAACTTAAAAGAGCTAAACTTGTAAACAGCAAGCAGGGAAAAGTAGGAGGATATTATCTTCTGAAATCGCCCGATGATGTTTCATTAGCAGACATTTACCGAATCTTTGACGGTCCTATTGCTCTTACTCCATGTGTATCTTTAAATTTTTACGAACCCTGTGATGATTGCGTAGATGAAGCTTCGTGCTACCTCAGAAATGAATTGATTATCGTCCGTGAAAAAACAAGAAAAAGCATGATGGAGGCTACTCTGACTAAATTTATCAACAACGGATAA